The DNA region CGTTAACGTCGTCTTCCCATGATCCACGTGCCCTATCGTCCCCACGTTCACATGCGGCTTCTTCCTCTCATACTTTTCCTTCGACATAACAATCCTCCTTCAAAATAAAATGTTAACGCGTTTTCCCTTGTGTCTTTGCAATCACTTCTTCCGCCAAAGATCTGGGTAATTGTTCATAGTGTGAAAATTGCATCGTATACGTTGCACGTCCCTGTGTTGCACTGCGTAAATCTGTAGAATATCCAAACATCGCTGCAAGCGGAACTTCTGCATCCATGACTTGAGAACCAGCACGCGATTCACTCTTCATAATTTTTCCACGACGTGAGGTTAAATCTCCTGTTACCGGACCCACAAAATCTTCTGGCATGACCACTTCAACTGCCATGATCGGCTCAAGTAGAGCAGGGTTTGCTTTTCGAGCTGCTTCTTTAAAGGCCATCGATCCACAAATTTTGAATGCCATATCAGATGAATCCACTTCGTGATAGGAACCATCAAGCAGGGTTACCTTTACATCGACCATCGGATAACCTGCCATCACACCGCCGTCAACAGCTTCCCTCACTCCATTTCGGACTGCAGGAATATATTCGCGTGGAATGCGCCCACCCACAACTTCATCCACAAATTCAAATCCTTTGCCACGCTCGCTCGGCTCAGCTTTTAAAACAACGTGAGCATACTGACCACGACCACCAGACTGTTTCACATATTTCATTTCAGTTTCAGCAGAGCCGATAATAGTTTCACGATACGCCACTTGTGGTTTTCCCACATTCGCTTCCACATTGAATTCCCGCTTCATACGATCAACAATAATTTCTAAATGAAGCTCACCCATTCCTGAAAGAACTGTTTGCAAGGTTTCGTGATCCACATGCACTTTAAGAGAGGGGTCTTCAGAAGCAAGCTTCTGCAACGCTATGGAAAGTTTTTCTTCATCAGCTTTTGATTTTGGTTCCACCGCGATTGAAATAACAGGATCAGGAAAATTCATGGACTCCAGAACAATTTCATTTTTTTCATCACAAAGTGTATCGCCAGTCGTTGCTGTTTTCAAACCGACCGCAGCTGCAATATCTCCTGCCTGCACAAATTTGATTTCTTCTCGTTGATTTGCATGCATCCGCAAGAGTCGTCCAATACGTTCGCGTTTTCCTTTAGTTGAATTGTACACTTGCGTTCCCGATTCCAATTTTCCAGAATAAACGCGGAAAAATGCAAGTTGTCCGACATACGGATCAGTCATAATTTTAAATGCTAACGCAGAAAAAGGTTCGTCAGCAGAAGCTTTGCGAAGGAGCTTTACTTCCTCTTTCCCAGGCTGATGTCCTTCAATAGGAGGAACATCCAAAGGAGATGGAAGGTAATCAACAACAGCATCTAAAAGTTGTTGCACGCCTTTATTTTTAAATGCCGCGCCACAAAAAACAGGCGTCACCACCATCTTTAGAGTAGCTTTACGAGCGCAACGTTTAATCTCTTCCTTTGTAATATCGTGACTGTCTAAATATTTATGTAAAATTTCATCATCAACTTCCACCACCGCTTCAATTAATTTTTCACGAGCCGCCGTGGCTTCTTCTTTTATTTCTTCTGGAATCTCTTGAACTTCAAATTGAGAACCTTTGGCTTCATCTTTAAAAATGTACGCTTTTTCTTCAATGAGATCGATCACACCTTTAAATTGATCTTCAGCGCCGTAAGGTAACTGGAAAGGAATTGCATTCGTGACGAGGCGATCCTTCATCATCTCAATCACACGTGGGAAGTTCGCCCCAATGCGATCCATCTTATTTACAAAGGCAATTTTTGGAACTCCGTAGCGATTGGCTTGGCGCCATACGGTTTCAGATTGAGGCTCAACCCCAGCAACAGCGCAGAAAACACCGACGCATCCATCAAGCACACGAAGACTACGTTCTACTTCGATCGTAAAATCAACGTGGCCCGGGGTATCAATAATATTGATTTGAGTTCCCTGCCAATTGCAGGTTGTGGCAGCAGAGGTAATCGTAATTCCACGCTCTTGCTCTTGCACCATCCAGTCCATGACCGCAGTCCCTTCATGGACTTCACCAATTTTATAGGTAATGCCCGTGTAAAAGAGAATGCGCTCAGATACCGTTGTTTTTCCTGCATCGATATGAGCAACGATGCCAATATTCCGTAAGTTTTTAAGATCAACACTCGCCATATTTCACTACTCCAAAGCCTTTGTCAGGCTCTTCTTTTACACGGTTGTCAAAGAGCAAAAAAATTACCACTTATAATGAGCAAATGCCTTATTCGCCTCCGCCATTTTGTGAGTATCTTCGCGCTTCTTACAAGCAGCACCTTTATTTTCAAACGCCTCTAATATTTCTGCACTAAAACGTTGATCAAATGTTTGTTCTTTACGAGCACGCGCCGCCTGCACCAGCCAACGAAGACCAAGCGCCTCACGACGATCAGATCGAACCTCAACAGGAACCTGATACGTTGCGCCGCCAACGCGTCGCGAGCGAACTTCTACTTTTGGTTTGACATTGTCCAGAGCCTTCTTAAAGATCGTAATTGGGTCTTCACCCTTTTTCTGATGAATTACATCAAATGCTTTATAGACTCGGCTCTCTGCAACTGCTTTTTTCCCACCCCACATAATAGTATTGACGAGCTTTGCAATCACTCGATCATGAAATTTCGGATCAGGAATAATATCGCGTTTTAAACTTTTTCGTTTCTTACGAGGCATATTTTAATCCTTATTACTTCGGCCTTTTTGCACCGTACTTCGATCTACTTTGACGACGATTCTCAACCCCTGTTGTATCAAGAGTTCCGCGAACAATATGATAACGAACTCCCGGAAGATCTTTAACACGCCCACCGCGAACAAGCACCACAGAGTGTTCCTGTAAATTATGACCTTCGCCTGGAATGTATGCCGTAATTTCTTCACTATTTGTCAAACGAACACGAGCTACCTTACGAAGCGCGGAGTTTGGTTTCTTCGGAGTTGTAGTATAAACACGCGTACATACTCCTCGACGCTGCGGACAACGAGTAAGCGCAGGAGAAGCCGTCCGGATGCGCATCTTTTGTCGTCCCTGTTTGACTAACTGGTGAATCGTTGGCATTCTTTTTACTCCATAAAAAACAAGAAGTTAAATTCTTACACCGCATTCATCGGCAAAGTTTGCGGTTTTTAACAAAGCAGGCCTTTAAAGTCAAGAGAATCAGCTCCCTTGAAGCGCTTCATGAGACTGTATTTGCAATCCCTTGTCCATCCTCTGCTTTCTGCTCATGTGCATAGTTTTGAAGCCGTTCTTCTTCGACATCGTCAATAGCAAGTTTCATTTTTTTATACTGACGTAAGCCGGTTCCCGCAGGGATTAAGCGGCCCATAATAACGTTTTCCTTTAAACCGCGCAGACGATCGATTCGTCCTGCAATCGCTGCTTGCGTCAGAACCTTTGTGGTCTCCTGGAAAGAGGCCGCGGAAATAAAGCTATCGGTTGAAAGTGAGGCTTTCGTAATTCCCAAAAGAAGCGGTTCTGCAATCGCAGGCTTCTTTTTTTCTTTCTGAATACGCGCTTTAAAATCTTCGAACTCCTGCTTTTCAACTTGCTCATCCGCAAGCCACTCAGAATCGCCCGGATCAATAATGCGAACACGTCGGAGCATTTGACGCACAATCGCTTCGATATGTTTGTCATTTATTTTTACACCCTGCAACCGATACACCTCTTGAATTTCATCGACCAAATATTTTGCGAGTTTTTTCACCCCCAGCACCGCAAGAATATCATGGGGATTGGTGGAACCATCCATGAGCGGCTCACCCGCTTCAACGCGATCTCCCTCATGAACCGAAATATGTTTTCCTTTTGGAATCAAATATTCTTTTGGCTCACCTACATCTGAAGTGACAACAACGCGACGTTTTCCTTTGAGATCCTTTCCAAAAGAAACGACGCCATCAATTTCACTAATCACGGCGTGTTCTTTTGGTTTGCGCGCTTCAAAAAGTTCAGCAACGCGTGGAAGACCTCCCGTAATATCTTTCGTTTTTGTTGTTTCGCGTGGGATTTTTGCAAGTGTATCTCCTGCCTGCACATGATCGCCATCCGTAATCGACAGGTTTGCTCCAACAGGCATGAGGTAATTTGCAAGTCGAGCATCCGTAATCGTAATGATTTCACCTTTTTCATTTTCGATCGAGATACGAGGACGACTTGTAGGATCTTTTGAGGTGATGATCACTTTACGCGAAAGGCCCGTCACTTCATCGACTTGATCCACAACTGTTAATCCTTCAGCAATATCTCCAAAACGAACAGTCCCGCTGACTTCTGTCAGAAGTGGAACGGTATAAGGATCCCACTCAGCAACAAGTCCACCTGCCTTCACGGTGTCTCCTTCACTCACACGAAGAAGAGCGCCATAAGGGACTTTATATCGCTCGCGCTCGCGACCGGCTTCATCTGAAATAATAAGTTCACCGTTACGATTCATGACCGTGGGATGTCCGGATGAATTTTTCACTACCTTAATATTTTGAAGTTTCACGATACCTTCATGACGAACTTCAATCGATGATTGCTCAACACGTCGAGATGCAGTTCCCCCGATATGGAACGTTCTCATTGTGAGCTGCGTTCCAGGTTCACCGATTGATTGAGCTGCAATAACTCCAACCGCCTCTCCAATATTGACAAGATGTCCACGTGCCAGATCACGGCCATAACATTTCTGACAAACACCGTGGAGACTTTGGCAAGTAAGCACAGAGCGAACGAGAACTTTTTCAAGACCAGATTCTTCGATCACCGCAACAAGCTCTTCTGTAATTTCAGCTGCCGCTGGAACAAGCACTTCATCAGAATATGGATCACGCACATCTTCAAGCGCAACTCGACCAAGAATACGATCGCCGAGTGGTTCAATAATTTCACCGGCTTCAACAAGCGCATCCATTTCAATACCGTCGAGACTCCCGCAATCAAACTCAGTAATCGTACAATCTTGAGCCACGTCTACCAAACGACGCGTCAGGTATCCGGAGTTCGCTGTTTTCAAAGCAGTATCGGCCAGACCTTTTCGCGCACCGTGGGTAGAAATAAAATATTGAAGAACATTTAAGCCTTCGCGGAAATTTGCAGTAATAGGAGTTTCAATAATTTCACCTGAAGGCTTTGCCATCAGACCACGCATCCCCGCGAGCTGACGTGTTTGCTGAACACTGCCACGCGCTCCAGAATCAGCCATAATAAAAATGGGGTTGAAACTGAGCTGCGTTTTCACTTCGCCTGTCTTTGTGATGACCGTTTCAGTACTAATGGTTTCAGTCATACGCGCAGAAATATGTTCTGTAATCTCTGCCCAAATATCGACCACTTTATTATATTTTTCACCCGCAGTAATAAGACCTTCTGTATATTGTTGCTCCACTTTGCGAACTTCTTCAAAAGCTTTTGCTAAAATCTCCGCCTTTGCTTCTGGAATTTTCATGTCATCGAGACAAATAGAGATACCGGCCTTTGTCGCATGATGAAATCCAAGTGTGCGCAGATGATCGCATAACAGAACTGTTTCTTTATCGCGATAGTGACGATAACAATCATCGATAAGTTCAGCTACCGCTTTTTTGTCCATGACTTTATTGACGCGATCAAAGGGAATTTGTGGAATCTTTTCAAAAAGTAAAACACGTCCCGTTGTTGTTTCAATACGCTTCCCATGAATGCGGACCGTGATGCGAGCTTGCAAATCTACTTCTTCCATAGAGTAAGCGATACTGACTTCTTCAGGATCAGAGAAAAGACGTCCTTCTCCCTTTGCGGCAATGCGCTCGCGCGTCATGTAATAAAGTCCAAGCACCATATCTTGGGTCGGAACAATAATCGGCTTTCCACTCGCAGGCGAAAGAATATTGTTTGTTGAAAGAAGAAGAACGCGAGCTTCAATTTGTGCTTCGACGGAAAGTGGAACGTGAACCGCCATTTGATCACCGTCAAAGTCGGCATTAAATGCCACACACACCAGAGGATGAAGTTGAATCGCCTTCCCTTCAATCAGCACTGGTTCAAAAGCTTGCATCCCAAGCCGGTGAAGTGTTGGAGCACGATTTAAAATGACCGGATGTTCCTTAATCACTTCGTCAAGCGCATCCCAGACTTCCGGAGTTTCGTTTTCCACAAGTCGTTTTGCACTCTTAATCGTTGTGGCCAGTCCCTTCTCTTCCAGCTTCTGAAAAATAAACGGTTTGAAGAGTTCAAGCGCCATGGCTTTGGGAAGACCGCACTGATGCAAGCGAAGCTCAGGACCAATGACGATAACAGAACGACCAGAATAATCGACACGCTTTCCAAGAAGATTTTGACGGAAGCGTCCCTGCTTTCCTTTGAGCATGTCAGAAAGCGAACGAAGCGGACGATGATTTGGTCCAACAAAAGGACGCGAACGTCGACCATTATCAAACAGAGCATCGACAGCTTCCTGAAGCATTCTCTTTTCATTTCTCACAATGATATCAGGAGCTGAAAGTTCCATGAGTCGTTTCAACCGATTGTTTCGATTGATCACGCGACGATAAAGATCATTGAGATCCGATGTCGCAAAACGGCCCCCATCCAGCGGAACAAGAGGACGAAGATCAGGCGGAATAACCGGAACCACTGAGAGCACCAACCACTCAGGTCGATTTCCAGCCTCATGCAACTGCTCCACCAACTTCAAACGACGAGAAAGTTTCTTGGAAGCCGCTTCTGATGTTGCTTCTTTCAGTTCTTCACGAAGCTTCGTGGATAATTCTTCGAGATCCATTTTAGCTAACAGCTCACGAACAGCTTCTCCCCCCATACCGACACGAAAATCAGAACCGAACTCTTCAATCGCTTGTTGATAGCCATCTTCTGTGAAAACATCTCCTTCATTCAGACCCGTTTTCCCAGGATCAAGCACCACATAACTTTCACAGTACAGCACTCTCTCCACATCTTTGAGCGCCATATTGAGCATAGTTGAAATACGCGAGGGCAAACTTTTTAAGAACCAAATATGAGCAACAGAAGTCGCTAACGTAATATGGCCCATGCGCTCGCGACGCACTTTGCTCTGAATGACTTCGACACCGCACTTTTCGCAAACAATACCACGATGCTTCATTCGTTTGTATTTTCCGCAATTACACTCATAGTCTTTAACAGGACCAAAGATTTTGGCGCAGAAAAGGCCATCCCGCTCAGGCTTGAAGGTACGGTAGTTAATGGTTTCTGGTTTTTTTACTTCACCATGCGACCATTGGCGAATTTTTTCCGGACTCGCTATTTTAATGCGGATACCATCAAATGAAAGCGGATCTTTTGGTTTTTCAAAAAAATAATGACTTTCCATATTTTTAACCTCGTTTTTTAGGATGCTTCTGCTTCAATGAGCTCAATATCTAAGCAAAGCGCCTGAAGTTCCTTCATCAATACATGGAATGATTCTGGAAGTCCTGGTTCTAAGCTTTTTTCTCCCTTCACGATCGCTTCATACATACGCGTACGTCCAACAACGTCATCTGATTTGACCGTTAAAAATTCTTGCAGCGCGTAGGCTGCGCCATAAGCTTCCATGGCCCATACTTCCATTTCTCCTAATCGCTGCCCACCGAACTGAGCTTTTCCACCAAGTGGCTGCTGTGTGACAAGTGAATAAGGTCCAATGGAACGCGCGTGAATTTTCTCATCAACGAGATGGTGGAGTTTGAGCATGTACATAACACCAATGGTGACTGAGGTATCAAACGCTTCTCCGGTTCGGCCATCAAAAAGAATGGTCTGTCCAGAACGTGAAAGCCCAGCTTCATCAAGCAATTCTTTTACTTCAACTTCCGTTGCACCATCAAAAACACGAGTTTCAACGGGAACACCAACTTGTAATTGACGACAAAGCTCGACGATTTCTTCTTTCTTTGCTTTTTCCAAATATTCATCAACACTTGGTGAGTTGTAAATTTTCTTCAATCGCTTTTTCAGATCTTCAACAGATTGATCTTGTTCAAGCAATCTTTGAATTTCTTCGCCAAGACCATAAGCAGCCCAACCAAGATGAGTTTCTAGAATTTGACCAACGTTCATTCGAGAAGGAACGCCAAGCGGATTGAGCACTAAGTCAACCGGGCGTCCATCTGCGGTGTAAGGAAGATCTTCTTCTGCCACAATGCGCGAAATGACACCTTTGTTTCCGTGTCGCCCTGCCATTTTATCACCCACAGCAAGTTTTCGTTTAATCGCGACATAAACTTTCACCATCTTAATCACGCCTGGCGGAAGCTCATCACCTTTTGAGAGTCTTCCCAGCTTTTGATCGTACATCATGCGAATCAAGTCTGCTTGTTCCGCAGCGCGCTCAAGCATTTCGGAGAAATGAGTTTCAATCGCATCATCAGCATCTGTGGAAAGATCAGACCAATCTTCAAAGGGAACGTGCATCAATCCTTCTGCAGTCACGGCATCACCTTTTGAGAAAACAACATCGCCTTTTGTCCCTTCCACTTTGGAGGTAAGCTTGGATCCTTTGAGAACTTGCTCAATGCGTTTTGCAGCGCTTTCGTAGATTCCTTTTAATTCCGCATTCAAATCTTTCTTGATGCGATCAGCTTCTTCACCTTGAATCTCTTTTGCGCGTTCATCCAAATCAATCCCTTCGCGCGAAAAGACCTGGGCGCTGATGACAATACCACTGACTCCCGGCGGAACACGGAGGCTTGTGTCTTTCACGTCGCCCGCCTTTTCACCGAAGATAGCGCGCAGCAATCGCTCTTCCGGAGAAAGTTGCGTCTCTCCTTTTGGCGTTACTTTTCCAATAAGAATGTCACCGGGTTTTACTTCAGCTCCGATACGGATAATTCCCGATTCATCAAGATCTTTCAGAGCTTCTTCGCCGACGTTCGGAATATCTCGCGTTATTTCTTCTTTCCCGAGTTTCGTATCGCGCGCGGCACATTCAAATTCTTCAATATGAATAGAAGTAAAATAATCTTCTTTGAGCATTCGTTCGCTAATAAGAATCGAATCTTCAAAATTATAACCAGCCCAAGGCATGAACGCGACAAGAACATTTTGTCCGAGCGCAAGCTCTCCCTGATCGGTTGCCGGACCGTCAGCAACAACATCTCCTCTTTTAATGCGATCCCCTTTTTT from Deltaproteobacteria bacterium RIFCSPHIGHO2_02_FULL_44_16 includes:
- a CDS encoding translation elongation factor G, coding for MASVDLKNLRNIGIVAHIDAGKTTVSERILFYTGITYKIGEVHEGTAVMDWMVQEQERGITITSAATTCNWQGTQINIIDTPGHVDFTIEVERSLRVLDGCVGVFCAVAGVEPQSETVWRQANRYGVPKIAFVNKMDRIGANFPRVIEMMKDRLVTNAIPFQLPYGAEDQFKGVIDLIEEKAYIFKDEAKGSQFEVQEIPEEIKEEATAAREKLIEAVVEVDDEILHKYLDSHDITKEEIKRCARKATLKMVVTPVFCGAAFKNKGVQQLLDAVVDYLPSPLDVPPIEGHQPGKEEVKLLRKASADEPFSALAFKIMTDPYVGQLAFFRVYSGKLESGTQVYNSTKGKRERIGRLLRMHANQREEIKFVQAGDIAAAVGLKTATTGDTLCDEKNEIVLESMNFPDPVISIAVEPKSKADEEKLSIALQKLASEDPSLKVHVDHETLQTVLSGMGELHLEIIVDRMKREFNVEANVGKPQVAYRETIIGSAETEMKYVKQSGGRGQYAHVVLKAEPSERGKGFEFVDEVVGGRIPREYIPAVRNGVREAVDGGVMAGYPMVDVKVTLLDGSYHEVDSSDMAFKICGSMAFKEAARKANPALLEPIMAVEVVMPEDFVGPVTGDLTSRRGKIMKSESRAGSQVMDAEVPLAAMFGYSTDLRSATQGRATYTMQFSHYEQLPRSLAEEVIAKTQGKTR
- a CDS encoding 30S ribosomal protein S12, with the translated sequence MPTIHQLVKQGRQKMRIRTASPALTRCPQRRGVCTRVYTTTPKKPNSALRKVARVRLTNSEEITAYIPGEGHNLQEHSVVLVRGGRVKDLPGVRYHIVRGTLDTTGVENRRQSRSKYGAKRPK
- a CDS encoding DNA-directed RNA polymerase subunit beta'; this translates as MESHYFFEKPKDPLSFDGIRIKIASPEKIRQWSHGEVKKPETINYRTFKPERDGLFCAKIFGPVKDYECNCGKYKRMKHRGIVCEKCGVEVIQSKVRRERMGHITLATSVAHIWFLKSLPSRISTMLNMALKDVERVLYCESYVVLDPGKTGLNEGDVFTEDGYQQAIEEFGSDFRVGMGGEAVRELLAKMDLEELSTKLREELKEATSEAASKKLSRRLKLVEQLHEAGNRPEWLVLSVVPVIPPDLRPLVPLDGGRFATSDLNDLYRRVINRNNRLKRLMELSAPDIIVRNEKRMLQEAVDALFDNGRRSRPFVGPNHRPLRSLSDMLKGKQGRFRQNLLGKRVDYSGRSVIVIGPELRLHQCGLPKAMALELFKPFIFQKLEEKGLATTIKSAKRLVENETPEVWDALDEVIKEHPVILNRAPTLHRLGMQAFEPVLIEGKAIQLHPLVCVAFNADFDGDQMAVHVPLSVEAQIEARVLLLSTNNILSPASGKPIIVPTQDMVLGLYYMTRERIAAKGEGRLFSDPEEVSIAYSMEEVDLQARITVRIHGKRIETTTGRVLLFEKIPQIPFDRVNKVMDKKAVAELIDDCYRHYRDKETVLLCDHLRTLGFHHATKAGISICLDDMKIPEAKAEILAKAFEEVRKVEQQYTEGLITAGEKYNKVVDIWAEITEHISARMTETISTETVITKTGEVKTQLSFNPIFIMADSGARGSVQQTRQLAGMRGLMAKPSGEIIETPITANFREGLNVLQYFISTHGARKGLADTALKTANSGYLTRRLVDVAQDCTITEFDCGSLDGIEMDALVEAGEIIEPLGDRILGRVALEDVRDPYSDEVLVPAAAEITEELVAVIEESGLEKVLVRSVLTCQSLHGVCQKCYGRDLARGHLVNIGEAVGVIAAQSIGEPGTQLTMRTFHIGGTASRRVEQSSIEVRHEGIVKLQNIKVVKNSSGHPTVMNRNGELIISDEAGRERERYKVPYGALLRVSEGDTVKAGGLVAEWDPYTVPLLTEVSGTVRFGDIAEGLTVVDQVDEVTGLSRKVIITSKDPTSRPRISIENEKGEIITITDARLANYLMPVGANLSITDGDHVQAGDTLAKIPRETTKTKDITGGLPRVAELFEARKPKEHAVISEIDGVVSFGKDLKGKRRVVVTSDVGEPKEYLIPKGKHISVHEGDRVEAGEPLMDGSTNPHDILAVLGVKKLAKYLVDEIQEVYRLQGVKINDKHIEAIVRQMLRRVRIIDPGDSEWLADEQVEKQEFEDFKARIQKEKKKPAIAEPLLLGITKASLSTDSFISAASFQETTKVLTQAAIAGRIDRLRGLKENVIMGRLIPAGTGLRQYKKMKLAIDDVEEERLQNYAHEQKAEDGQGIANTVS
- a CDS encoding 30S ribosomal protein S7, which encodes MPRKKRKSLKRDIIPDPKFHDRVIAKLVNTIMWGGKKAVAESRVYKAFDVIHQKKGEDPITIFKKALDNVKPKVEVRSRRVGGATYQVPVEVRSDRREALGLRWLVQAARARKEQTFDQRFSAEILEAFENKGAACKKREDTHKMAEANKAFAHYKW